gagggacccAAAATACACATGTTAATTGCTATTAGCTTTAGTTTCTTGGTGGCAGCAGGTGTAAAGATATTCTCCAACAGTCAGGGACCTGATAGTCCAAATAGCATTATTCATTTTGGAACTATCATCTTCTAAGGCACATTTATAGTTTTAAGTCACTTGAGCAAATGTGCATCTTCTGTGTTTTATTACTATTGAAGTATCCTATAATTGAGTAACTTTAAGGCTATAATCAAAAGTCTTAgcattgtatttcttttgttcattGCAGATAACTTTTTCTTCCAGCTATCTGTGTTTTCTTCATTAGGGACGTTTAGactatttaaaaattagttaacTGCAACCATGACTAATAATACCATTTCCAAGGCATTAGTTCTTCAGTTTTAAGGCAGGAGTTGGTGTATTCACCTTATTCATTCCTTATTAGAATAACAAGGAGGAAACATGGCTCATAGTTACCTCAATCAGTTTAATTTTTTGTCACATTATTTTTCTGGCACCCAAAGTCAAATACTGGTGGGCTGGTCataccttgttttgttttgtttctccctGTGCAGGGTTAGATATGTGAGATTAAAAGGAAGGCTTAAAAAGAGTATCTTCACAAGGTaatttgtccagcttcttaaGGTTAGAAATACTTGGGGGAGAAAACAATCAAACATAATGTGTGGTCTCTGTTTCCTGCCTTAAAGCTATCCAAGACATTTTTAGAGCATTTGGGGAAATATGATACATTCCAGAGTATTAGGGAATTGCTAATTTTGTTAGATATGATAATAGTATTGTAGTTAATGTAGGAGAATGTCCTCATTTGGAAGTGTATGCTGAAGCATTGATACTGGAAGTGTTAATGATGTGTAGTTTACCTTAAAATAATTCAGCCTCCACAAACACTGTGCACATGAGAAAAGCAAATACAGAAACATGTCAACAACTGTTTTCTGGATGGTGTGTATATGGTGTTAATTGTTCTgttctttctatttctctgtctgaagttttctttttgtttttttttggtatcattaatctacagttacatgaggaatattatgtttactagactctgcccttcaccaagtcccccccacataccctattagtcactgtccatcagcgtagtaagatgctgtaaaatcactaattgtcttctctgggttgcacagccctccctatgaccCCCtccccccgcattatacatgctactcttaaggccccctttcttttccccaccccttctccctcccttcccacccattctccccagtccctttccctttggtaactgttagtcccttcttggattttGTGATTCTAccgctgttttgctccttcagtttttcccttgttcttatattccacatatgagtgaaatcatttggtacctgtctttctccgcctggcttatttcactgagcataataccctttagctccatcagtgttgttgcaaatggtaggatttgtttttttcttatggctgaataatattccattgtgtatatgtgccacatctttatccattcatctactgatggacacttaggttgcttccatttcttggctattgtaaatagtgctgcgataaacataggagtgcatctgtctttttcaaattgggcttctgcattcttagggtaaattcctagaagtgggattcctgcatcaaatggtatttctatttttagttttttgaggaacctccatactgctttccacaatggttgaactagcttacattcccaccagcagtgtaggagggttcccctttctccacatcctcgccaacatttgttgctgtttgtcttttggatggtggtgatcctttctggtgtgaggtgatatctcattgtggttttaatttgcatttctctgatgacaagcgatgtggagcatcttttcatgtgtctgttagccatctgaatttcttctttggagaagtgtctgttcagctcctctgctcattttttaattggattgtttgctttttgtttgttgaggtgcgtgagctctccatatattttggatgtcaaccatttatcggatctgtcatttatgaatatattctcccatactgtaggatacctttttgttctattgatggtgtcctttgctgtacagaagcttttcagcttcatatagtcccacttgttcatttttgcttttgttttccttgcccagggagatatgtccatgaagaagtcactcatgtttatgtccaggagatttttacctatgtttttttctaagagtttaatggtttcatgacttacattcaggtctttgatccatttctaatttacttttgtgtatgggattagacaatgatccagtttcattctcttacatgtacctgtccagttttgccaacaccagctgttgaagaggctgtcatttccccattgtatgtccatggctcctttatcatatattaactgaccataaatgtttgggttaatatctggagtctctattctgttccactggtctgtgactctgttcttgtgccactaccaaattgtcttgattactgtggcttgtagTAGACCTTAAAGTTgaggagcgagatccctcccactttattcttccttctcaggattgctttggctatttggggtctttggtggttccatatgaattttagaactatttgttccagttcgttgaagaatgctgttggtaatttgatagggattgcattaaatctgtagattgctttgggcaggattgctatttttacaatattaattcttcctagccaagtgtatgggatgagttaccatttgttagtgtcctctttaatttctcttaagagtgtcttgtagttttcagggtataggtctttcacttccttggttaggtttattcctaggtattttattctttttgatttaattgtgaatggaattgttgttttcctggtttctctttctattagttcattgttagtgtataggaaagcctcagatttctgtggattaattttgtatcctgcatctttgctgtattccaatattagttctagtagttttggagtggagtctttagggttttttatgtacaatatcatgtcatctgcaaatagtgacagtttaacttcttctttaccgatctggattccttgtatttctttgttttgtctaattgccgtggctaggacctccagtactatgttgaataacagtggggagagttggcatccctgtattgttcccgatcttaggggaaatgctttcagcttctcgctgttcagtatgatgttggctgtggttttttcatataaggcctttattatgttgaggtatttgccctctatatccattttgctgagagtttttctcatgaatggatgttgaattttgttgaattccttttcagcatctatggagatgatcatgtgatttttgtcctttttgtttatgtggtagatgatgttgatgtattttcgaatgttgtaccatccttgcaaccctgaaatgaatcccacttgatcatggtgtatgatcttcttgatgtacttttgaatttggtttgctaatattttgttgagtatttttcatctatgttcatcagggatattggtctgtaatttttgtttttggtggggtctttgactggttttggtattagggtgatgctggcttcacagaatgagtctggaagcatttcctcttcttctattttttggaaaattgtaaggagaatgggtattatatcttctctgtatgtccgaTAAAACTCCACAGTAAATCCTTCTGGCCAGGGAGTTttactcttgggtagttttctgattaccacttcaatgtcgttgctggtaattggtctgtttagattttctgtttcttccttggtcagtcttggaaggttgtatttttctaggaagttgtccatttcttctaggttttccagcttgttagcatataggtttttgtagtattctctaataattctttgtatttctgtggggtccatcgtgatttttcctttctcatttctgattctgttgatgtgtgtagattttctttttctttttataagtctggctaggggcttatctattttgtttattttctcagagaagtagctcttggtttcatttattttttctattgttttattcttctcaattttatttattctatgatctttattatatccctccttctgctgactttaggcctcatttgttcttctttttccaatttcgataattgtgtctttagactattcatttgggattgttcttccttctttaaataggcctggattgctgtatactttcctcttaaaactgcttttgctgcatcccacagaggttggggctttttgttgttgttgtcatttgttttcatatattgcttgatctcaattttgatttggtcgttgatgcattgattatttaggagtatgttgttaagtctccatgtgtttgtgaacctttttgctttctttgtacaatttatttctagttttatacctttgtagtctgataagttggttggtagaatttcagtctttttgaatttactgaggctctttttgtgtcctagtatgtggtgtattctggaaaatgttccatgtgcacttgagaagaatgtgtatcctgttgcttttgggtgtagagttcaatagatgtctattagattcatctgctctagtgtgttgttcagtgcctctgtgtccttacttattttctgtctggtggatctgtcctttggagtgagtggtgtgttgaagtctcccaaaatgaatgcattgcattctatttcctcctttaattctgttagtatttgtttcacgtatgttggtgctcctgtattgggtgcatatatatttagaatggttatatcctcttgttggactgagccctttatcattatgtaatgtccttctttatctcttgtttctttctttgttttgaagtctattttgtctgatactagtacagcaacacctgcttttttcttcctgttgtttgcatgaaatatctttttccatcccttgacttttagtctctgcatttctctgggtttgaggtgagtctcttgtaagcagcatatagatgggtctggttttttaatccattctattactctgtgtcttttgattggtgcattcagtctatttacatttagggtgattattgaaagatatgtacttattgccattgcaggctttaggtttgtggttaccaaagttcaaggttagcttctttactatcttactgtctaacttaactcacttattgagctattataaacacagtctgatgatacttaatttctttcccttcttattcctcctcctccattctttgtatgttaagtgttttgtgtgtgtgtgtgtgtgtgctcttttgtgtttcctttgactgcttttgtgggtagttgattttattttttgcctttagttagtatttggtttgtctgctttttttgctatgattttattttctctggtgacatccatttagccttaggagtgttcctatctagagcagtccctctaaaataccctgtagaggtggtttgtgggaggcaaataccctcaacttttgcttgtttgggaattgtttaatccctccttcatatttagatgataatcgtgctggatacagtatccttggtacaaggcccttctgtttcattgcattaaatatgtcatgccattctcttctggcctgtaaggtttctgttaagaagtctgatgataagctgatgggttttcctttgtaggtgaccttttttctctctctggctgcctttaatactctgtccttgtctttgatctttgccattttaattattatgtgtcttggtgttgtcctccttgagtcccttgtgttgggagttttgtgtgcttccgtggtctgagaggctatttccttccccagtttggggaagttttcagcagttatttcttcaagacactttctatccctttttctctcttcttcttcttccggtatccctataatgcggatgTTATTCCATTTcgatggtcacacagttctctgaatattctttcattcctggagatccttttatctctctctgcatccacttctctgctttcctgttctctgatttctattccatcagtggcctcttgcatctcgtccattctgcttttaagtccttccagagattgttttatttctgtattctaccctccttagctcttgcatatttctctgcaagtccatcagcatcattatgacctttattttgaattctttttcaggaagattggttaaatctatctccccagattccttctcaggggaggatgtctggtttagtctggtctgtatcaaattcttctgctttttcatggcgatagaggtagtcgtaggcagttggcacgtgtgtcagctgggagaaccaagtccctttccacttgctcctggccttccttttcTGGGAGAATGGCGGCCCCTCGCGGCTTGTGCTGAGCAGTTGCatgcagacggggtctctgattcttgcctggccgctgtggagtaagctccgcgcagctgctgtgggtgtggccgctTTCAGGCTGCTGCTTCGCTATGGTGGGGCCGTGCCGGAGGgggaacgggcgggaggctgtttatcactgtgaggggcctccaagttgCACTGCTGCCAGGGGTTatggcgcccggagttccctgggattcccagctgctggtctgagtgcaccgggatgcttccgtccagctgtgaggcccctgtccctttaagactttcaaaaagcactcacttttcttttttcccaggggcgccggctgcagggacccactcgcaggttgtACTGTTcggtttccctagtatccagcacaccacgcatgcactgtgtgtctgcgctccggtgtggatggctagggctggctatttagcagtcctgggctcccactccctccccgctccgactcctctcctcccgccgggagctggggtgaggggtgctcgggtcccgccgggctgcggcttgtatcttacccccttcatgaggcactgggttctcacaggtgtagatgtagcctggctgttgtcctgtatcttgtctctcttttaggaatagttgtatttgttgtattttcaaaaatatatacgttttggggaggagatttccactgtcctactcatgctgccatcttggctcctccactGTCTGAAGTTTTTCAtagtaaaaagttttaaaaaagaataccTGACCCATGGTAGAATGGTGAGACTGGATATGAAGCACTTGGCTCAGTGTCTAGCACACAGTTATACACAATGAATATTCACTACTATTAGTGCAAAgacaataatattttttaagtgtttattgAGAGATATTTTCCATAAGAAGCTAGTTTCTCATGGAGGGAGAAAATAAACAGCAGGAAACATTACTTTCTATAATGTTTGCAGGATAATTTATAAAGTCAGTAAGGATAAAATAAACCCACCaagagcattttttttcttgtgctttCCTTAATATATCTCAAGTTTAGAAAGCAATTGATTACTACatgttgctatgaacatcctCTCTTATTATGTCATTCTGTTATCTCCTGTATgagatttatttgtatttctctatagTCTTTGACTTTGCCATACTATGTTCCTGAAACTGCATTTAAAAACAGTCATTATAGACCTGATTTTTCTCAAGAAACTGTTTGTAATTGAAATTTATGTTCCTAGTTAAGGACTTTGTAGCAAAGGAATTGTAGAAATGGCTGATGGTAAGCAGTCAAACATTGCTATGACATTTATAAAGATCTATATTCACTTGAAATAATGTCCTAAGTCAGTAGAATTTTGaagcagaaaaggcaaatctcaaATCtccttttaaatgaagaaattgatGCCAAGGAAAGTGATTTGCTTGAAATAACACAAAATAAGTTAGTGCCAATTCAGGAATAAAAGTATGTGCTTAAAAAGTTTTGCCAAGTGTTCAGGTATGGGTGAATTCAAGGAACCTTGTTATTGTAAGTTGTACTTGCACTATACAACTCTGTAGCGTTACTAATTGGTTTTTAGTAACTAGACttctttcaaaaatgtaaataaataattagtCATATGATTCTTTTTACCTCATTAGTATTTGAAAGTGCTTTTGAGAAGTATTTTATTTGGATAATGTGTTTCTTTAACATGATGTACAGGGCCTTTGCCCAATCCACAGCTGTTACATGGCAGAGCCTGGGAAAGAAGAGATGGCATCAGCAGAGGCCTCAGGGTTCTCAGACTTGAGTGACTCAGAGATTCTAGAGTCTCTGGACCCAGAAGATAACCAAGAGTCAAGTGCTTCACTCAGTAAGCCTGGCTCCTCTTCGCAACTCCCCGGGAAGGATGGCAAGCTTAGAAGCTTACCAAAGTGGAAAAGAGGATTGGATGTCTCATCACCTATGGAGCGATTCCACCTTAAATATTTGTATGTCACTGACCTGTCTACTCAGGACTGGTGTGAACAGCAAATGATATATGGGAAGGAGTTTTCTGGTTTTTTGGCACCTGAGAAGGCAGCTGTTTTGGACACTGGTTCCAGCATCCACCTAGCTAGAGAACTAGAAGTTCATGATCTTGTGACTGTTCCCATCACCACTAAAGAAGATGCTTGGGCAGTTAAGTTTCTCAACATTTTATCAATGATTCCTACCCTGCAGGCAGAAGGGCTCATCAGAGAGTTTCCGGTATTTGGAGAAGTAGAGGGTGTGCTTCTTGTTGGAGTGATTGATGAGCTGCACTATACAACCAAGGGGGAACTGGAACTTGCTGAACTCAAGACACGCAGGCGCCCTGTGCTCCCTCTGgaagctcagaaaaaaaaagactgttttCAAGTCAGCCTGTATAAATATATCTTTGATGCCATGGTACAAGGGAAAGTGACAACTGCCAGCCTAATCCACCATGCAAAATTGTGTCCTGAAAAACCACTGGGACCTTCAGTGCTGAGGCATGCCCAGCAGGGAGGCCTCTCTGTGAAGTCCTTGGGTGACCTCATGGAGCTGGTCTTCTTAGCTCTAACACTGTCTGACCTCCCAGTTATTGATATCCTGAAGATTGAGTATATCCACCAAGAGAGTGCCACTGTGCTGGGTACAGAGATTGTGGCCTTTGAAGAGAAGGAGGTGAGAGGCAAAGTGCAACACTATATGGCCTACTGGATGGGCCACCGACATCCTCAAGGAGTTGATATAGAGGAAGCTTGGAAATGCTGGACATGCAACTATGCAGATATCTGTGAGTGGAAGAAGGGTGATGGGGTTCCCAGCTCCAACCTAAAACCCCAAGCCAAAAAAACTAAATGAACAAAAGTTGTTCCTCCAGGAACTTTGATCCTCCTGCTCCTGGTATGCTCAGCAGAGTAAAAGGGCCAGTCACTGATCTTGGCTTTCATGG
The sequence above is a segment of the Manis pentadactyla isolate mManPen7 chromosome 4, mManPen7.hap1, whole genome shotgun sequence genome. Coding sequences within it:
- the EXO5 gene encoding exonuclease V isoform X2, which codes for MAEPGKEEMASAEASGFSDLSDSEILESLDPEDNQESSASLSKPGSSSQLPGKDGKLRSLPKWKRGLDVSSPMERFHLKYLYVTDLSTQDWCEQQMIYGKEFSGFLAPEKAAVLDTGSSIHLARELEVHDLVTVPITTKEDAWAVKFLNILSMIPTLQAEGLIREFPVFGEVEGVLLVGVIDELHYTTKGELELAELKTRRRPVLPLEAQKKKDCFQVSLYKYIFDAMVQGKVTTASLIHHAKLCPEKPLGPSVLRHAQQGGLSVKSLGDLMELVFLALTLSDLPVIDILKIEYIHQESATVLGTEIVAFEEKEVRGKVQHYMAYWMGHRHPQGVDIEEAWKCWTCNYADICEWKKGDGVPSSNLKPQAKKTK
- the EXO5 gene encoding exonuclease V isoform X1 — its product is MLFAERVREQFRGRHGTEWSPRFGGGLCPIHSCYMAEPGKEEMASAEASGFSDLSDSEILESLDPEDNQESSASLSKPGSSSQLPGKDGKLRSLPKWKRGLDVSSPMERFHLKYLYVTDLSTQDWCEQQMIYGKEFSGFLAPEKAAVLDTGSSIHLARELEVHDLVTVPITTKEDAWAVKFLNILSMIPTLQAEGLIREFPVFGEVEGVLLVGVIDELHYTTKGELELAELKTRRRPVLPLEAQKKKDCFQVSLYKYIFDAMVQGKVTTASLIHHAKLCPEKPLGPSVLRHAQQGGLSVKSLGDLMELVFLALTLSDLPVIDILKIEYIHQESATVLGTEIVAFEEKEVRGKVQHYMAYWMGHRHPQGVDIEEAWKCWTCNYADICEWKKGDGVPSSNLKPQAKKTK